Proteins encoded in a region of the Ursus arctos isolate Adak ecotype North America unplaced genomic scaffold, UrsArc2.0 scaffold_2, whole genome shotgun sequence genome:
- the UPK3B gene encoding uroplakin-3b isoform X3 — MGLAQRQLGPSLLLLLVGALVWPPPCLSLELIPYTPQITAWDLEGKVTATTFSLEQPRCVLDGLASVANTIWLVVAFSNASRDFQNPQTLAEIPAFPRLLTDGHYMTLPLSLDQLPCEDPKDGSRGVPLLRVGNDPGCLADLHQLPYCNSPLPSPGPYRVKFLLMDTRGSPQAETRWSDPIALHQERQTASERGNTNRGSGRGRRSLPAEEPEAGLYPRTPGSCPEPKADA; from the exons ATGGGGCTCGCACAGAGGCAGCTTGGCCCATcgcttctcctcctcctcgtgGGGGCGCTGGTCTGGCCCCCGCCCTGTCTGAGCCTGG AGCTGATCCCCTACACGCCACAGATAACAGCCTGGGACCTGGAAGGGAAGGTCACAGCCACCACGTTCTCCCTGGAGCAGCCCCGCTGTGTCCTGGACGGGCTTGCCAGCGTTGCCAACACCATCTGGCTGGTGGTGGCCTTCAGCAACG CCTCCAGGGACTTCCAGAACCCACAGACACTAGCTGAGATCCCAGCCTTCCCACGGCTGCTGACTGATGGCCACTATATGACGCTGCCTCTATCCCTGGACCAGCTGCCCTGTGAGGACCCCAAGGACGGCAGCAGGGGCGTCCCCCTGCTGCGGGTGGGCAATGACCCTGGCTGCCTTGCTGACCTCCACCAGCTGCCCTACtgcaacagccccctccccagccctggaccTTACAG GGTGAAGTTCCTCCTGATGGACACCAGGGGATCACCCCAGGCCGAGACCAGGTGGTCCGACCCCATTGCTCTCCACCAAG agagacagacagccagcgagagagggaacacaaacagggggagtgggagaggaagaagaagtctcccagcagaggagcctgaggcagggctctatcccagaacgccgggatcatgccctgagccgaaggcagacgcttaa
- the UPK3B gene encoding uroplakin-3b isoform X1, producing MGLAQRQLGPSLLLLLVGALVWPPPCLSLELIPYTPQITAWDLEGKVTATTFSLEQPRCVLDGLASVANTIWLVVAFSNASRDFQNPQTLAEIPAFPRLLTDGHYMTLPLSLDQLPCEDPKDGSRGVPLLRVGNDPGCLADLHQLPYCNSPLPSPGPYRVKFLLMDTRGSPQAETRWSDPIALHQGKAPASIDTWPGRRGGDMVVITSILSSLAGLLLLAFLAASTLRFSSLWWPEEAPEQLRIGSFVGKRYMTHHIPPSEAATLPVGCEPGLDPLPSLSP from the exons ATGGGGCTCGCACAGAGGCAGCTTGGCCCATcgcttctcctcctcctcgtgGGGGCGCTGGTCTGGCCCCCGCCCTGTCTGAGCCTGG AGCTGATCCCCTACACGCCACAGATAACAGCCTGGGACCTGGAAGGGAAGGTCACAGCCACCACGTTCTCCCTGGAGCAGCCCCGCTGTGTCCTGGACGGGCTTGCCAGCGTTGCCAACACCATCTGGCTGGTGGTGGCCTTCAGCAACG CCTCCAGGGACTTCCAGAACCCACAGACACTAGCTGAGATCCCAGCCTTCCCACGGCTGCTGACTGATGGCCACTATATGACGCTGCCTCTATCCCTGGACCAGCTGCCCTGTGAGGACCCCAAGGACGGCAGCAGGGGCGTCCCCCTGCTGCGGGTGGGCAATGACCCTGGCTGCCTTGCTGACCTCCACCAGCTGCCCTACtgcaacagccccctccccagccctggaccTTACAG GGTGAAGTTCCTCCTGATGGACACCAGGGGATCACCCCAGGCCGAGACCAGGTGGTCCGACCCCATTGCTCTCCACCAAG GGAAAGCCCCAGCCTCCATCGACACGTGGCCAGGGCGGCGCGGTGGTGACATGGTCGTCATCACCTCCATCCTCTCGTCTCTGGCTGGCCTCCTGCTCCTGGCCTTCCTGGCAGCGTCCACCTTGCGCTT CTCCAGCCTGTGGTGGCCCGAGGAGGCCCCGGAGCAGCTGCGAATTGGCTCCTTCGTGGGGAAGCGCTACATGACCCACCACATCCCACCCAGCGAGGCCGCCACCCTGCCCGTGGGCTGTGAGCCTGGCCtggaccccctccccagcctcagcccctag
- the LOC113267818 gene encoding uroplakin-3b-like protein 1, whose product MGLSGGRYRLLMPLLLLLACLQRGTGLERIRYMPQLASPTLAGTLTQTTFTLEQPRGQFSHFNISDLDAIWLVVARSNATQSFTAPQRAEDIPAPADFTRRGYYLTLMARRSLYPGNQPGNQLRVLRVGNDTGCLPARRGCNAPLPGPGPYRVKFLVMSDRGPVAETEWSSETRLQQAVALQAAPGPQSAGTVVIIAILSVLVAVLLTALLALLIYTCYDTCGSTPISGPEQPVCVRRYDTHHVISPPAVGGS is encoded by the exons ATGGGGCTCAGTGGCGGTCGGTATCGGCTGCTGATGCCACTGTTGCTGCTGCTGGCCTGCCTCCAGCGGGGGACAGGCCTGG agCGCATCCGCTATATGCCCCAGCTCGCAAGCCCCACCCTGGCAGGGACGCTCACCCAGACTACCTTCACTCTGGAGCAGCCAAGGGGCCAGTTCAGTCACTTCAACATCTCTGACTTGGACGCCATCTGGCTGGTGGTGGCCCGCAGCAACG CCACCCAGAGCTTCACAGCCCCACAGAGGGCGGAGGACATCCCCGCCCCCGCCGACTTCACCCGGAGGGGCTACTACCTCACGCTGATGGCCCGCCGGTCGCTCTACCCGGGCAACCAGCCCGGGAACCAGCTCCGGGTCCTCCGCGTCGGCAATGATAccggctgcctccctgccagaCGGGGCTGCAACGCCCCGCTGCCGGGCCCGGGCCCCTACCG AGTGAAGTTCCTGGTGATGAGTGACAGGGGGCCTGTGGCTGAGACAGAGTGGTCCAGCGAGACCCGCCTGCAGCAAG CTGTGGCACTGCAGGCTGCCCCAGGGCCGCAAAGTGCGGGCACCGTGGTCATCATTGCCATTTTGTCGGTCCTGGTGGCTGTCCTCCTCACTGCCCTCCTTGCTCTGCTTATCTACACCTG CTATGACACCTGCGGGAGCACTCCCATTTCGGGCCCAGAGCAGCCGGTGTGCGTGAGAAGATATGACACCCACCACGTGATCAGCCCTCCAGCTGTGGGGGGCTCCTGA
- the UPK3B gene encoding uroplakin-3b isoform X2, protein MGLAQRQLGPSLLLLLVGALVWPPPCLSLELIPYTPQITAWDLEGKVTATTFSLEQPRCVLDGLASVANTIWLVVAFSNASRDFQNPQTLAEIPAFPRLLTDGHYMTLPLSLDQLPCEDPKDGSRGVPLLRVGNDPGCLADLHQLPYCNSPLPSPGPYRVKFLLMDTRGSPQAETRWSDPIALHQGKAPASIDTWPGRRGGDMVVITSILSSLAGLLLLAFLAASTLRLETDSQREREHKQGEWERKKKSPSRGA, encoded by the exons ATGGGGCTCGCACAGAGGCAGCTTGGCCCATcgcttctcctcctcctcgtgGGGGCGCTGGTCTGGCCCCCGCCCTGTCTGAGCCTGG AGCTGATCCCCTACACGCCACAGATAACAGCCTGGGACCTGGAAGGGAAGGTCACAGCCACCACGTTCTCCCTGGAGCAGCCCCGCTGTGTCCTGGACGGGCTTGCCAGCGTTGCCAACACCATCTGGCTGGTGGTGGCCTTCAGCAACG CCTCCAGGGACTTCCAGAACCCACAGACACTAGCTGAGATCCCAGCCTTCCCACGGCTGCTGACTGATGGCCACTATATGACGCTGCCTCTATCCCTGGACCAGCTGCCCTGTGAGGACCCCAAGGACGGCAGCAGGGGCGTCCCCCTGCTGCGGGTGGGCAATGACCCTGGCTGCCTTGCTGACCTCCACCAGCTGCCCTACtgcaacagccccctccccagccctggaccTTACAG GGTGAAGTTCCTCCTGATGGACACCAGGGGATCACCCCAGGCCGAGACCAGGTGGTCCGACCCCATTGCTCTCCACCAAG GGAAAGCCCCAGCCTCCATCGACACGTGGCCAGGGCGGCGCGGTGGTGACATGGTCGTCATCACCTCCATCCTCTCGTCTCTGGCTGGCCTCCTGCTCCTGGCCTTCCTGGCAGCGTCCACCTTGCGCTT agagacagacagccagcgagagagggaacacaaacagggggagtgggagaggaagaagaagtctcccagcagaggagcctga